CGGAATGGGTTCACCCCAATAGCGTTGGCGAGAGAAGAGCCAGTCGCGGAGCTTGAAGTTCACGGTCGCCTTGCCTTTGCCGCGGGCGGCGAGGTCGGCGGTGATCTTCTGCTTGGCCTCGGCCCACTTCAGACCGCTGTAGTCGTCGGAGTGCACCAGCACACCGTCGCCGGTGTAGGGCAGCTCGACTTTGCCGGAACCGTTGCTGGAGTGGTCGGAGGGCTCGATGACCTGGACGACCGGAATCTGGTATTTTTCGGCGAACTCGAAGTCGCGTTCGTCGTGCGCCGGCACGGCCATGATGGCGCCGGTGCCGTAACCCATGAGCACGTAGTCGGCGATCCAGATCGGCACCCGCTGACCGTTGGCCGGGTTGATGGCGAAGGCACCGGAGAAGACGCCGGACTTGTCCTTGGCGAGGTCAGTGCGCTCGAGGTCGCTCTTGGCGGCGGCCTGTTTGCGATAAGTTTCGACGGCGTCGCGCTGCTCGGGCGTGGTGAGTTTGTCGACGTAAGGGTGCTCGGGCGCGATCACCATGAAGGTGGCGCCGAAGAGGGTGTCGGGGCGGGTGGTGAAGACGACGAGGTCGTCGAGGCTCGGGTCTTCGAGGCCGAAACGCACCTCGGCGCCTTCGCTGCGACCGATCCAGGCTTCCTGCATGCGTTTGGTGGAGTCGGGCCAGTCGAGGCCCTCGAGATCCTTGAGCAGGCGGTCGGCGTAGGCGGTGATTTTGAGCACCCACTGGCGCAGGGCGCGGCGCTCGACCGGGTGGTTGCCGCGCTCAGACTTGCCGTCGACGACCTCTTCGTTGGCGAGCACGGTTTTGAGGGCCGGGCACCACCAGACGGGGCGTTCATCGACGTAAGCGAGGCCGCGCTGGAAGAGTTGGAGAAAGATCCACTGGGTCCAACGGAAGTAGGCGGGATCGGTGGTGTTGATTTCGCGATCCCAGTCGTAGGAGAAGCCGAGGGCTTTGATCTGCCGGCGGAAGTTATCGACGTTGGCCTGGGTATTGGTGGCCGGGTGGGTGCCGGTCTTCACGGCATGTTGCTCGGCGGGCAGGCCGAAGGCGTCCCAGCCGATGGGGTGCAGGACGTTGAAGCCCTTGGCGCGCTTGTAGCGGGAAAGGATGTCGGTCGCGGTGTAACCCTCCGGATGGCCGATGTGCAGACCCGCGCCGGACGGATACGGGAACATGTCCAGCACGTAGTATTTGGGTTTTGGAGACGACGCCTCCGCCCGGAACGAGCCGTTTTCTGCCCAGAAGGATTGCCAGCGGGGTTCTATGGAGGAAAAGTCGTAATCTTTGCTATGCGTTGCCATCGGAAGGAATCGGCCACTGTGACACATTCAAACCCCCGGTCAATGGCGCGACTTTGGTGCGGGATTTTTGCTTTTGCGCTCGTTTTGCCGAGCCTCTTGCCGGCGCAACAATCGGAAGGATTTCGCCGCCTGCTGGACGCGGTGGTGAGGATCGATGTGCGCGAGTTTGCCTATGAAGCGGGCGTGAAGCGCTTCCGCAGCGGAGTCGGTTCAGGCGTCATCCTCTCGGAAGACGGACTGATTTTAACCAACGCGCATGTGGTCGGTCCGCGGGCGGTGGAGATCAACGTAACGCTGGCCAACCTCGAACGCGTGAGCGCCGAGCTGGTGGGCTGGGATCACTGGACGGACCTCGCGTTGCTGCGGCTGGACGCCGACGAGATTGCCGAGAAGAACTTCACTTTTGCGGTCGCAGAGTTTGGTGACTCCGAGACGCTTTTTCCCGGGCAGAC
This portion of the Actomonas aquatica genome encodes:
- the leuS gene encoding leucine--tRNA ligase — translated: MATHSKDYDFSSIEPRWQSFWAENGSFRAEASSPKPKYYVLDMFPYPSGAGLHIGHPEGYTATDILSRYKRAKGFNVLHPIGWDAFGLPAEQHAVKTGTHPATNTQANVDNFRRQIKALGFSYDWDREINTTDPAYFRWTQWIFLQLFQRGLAYVDERPVWWCPALKTVLANEEVVDGKSERGNHPVERRALRQWVLKITAYADRLLKDLEGLDWPDSTKRMQEAWIGRSEGAEVRFGLEDPSLDDLVVFTTRPDTLFGATFMVIAPEHPYVDKLTTPEQRDAVETYRKQAAAKSDLERTDLAKDKSGVFSGAFAINPANGQRVPIWIADYVLMGYGTGAIMAVPAHDERDFEFAEKYQIPVVQVIEPSDHSSNGSGKVELPYTGDGVLVHSDDYSGLKWAEAKQKITADLAARGKGKATVNFKLRDWLFSRQRYWGEPIPIVWVNAADYEAIKAAGEVQLPAEAITYEADGTTHYALPVPATALPLELPDVESYLPSDNGESPLANATAWVDIWYQPTTGAAVPATEAQPEGEDWVRGRRETNTMPQWAGSCWYYLRYLDPKNTEAIASPEALHYWRSPDLYVGGAEHAVLHLLYARFWHKVLFDLGVLPEDEPFKRLFHQGIILGEDGEKMSKSRGNVISPDTIIASHGADTLRLYLMFLGPLEAMKPWNPRGIEGVHRFLLKVWREFVGRDGEPAAKIVDDASQESAELTKLLHETIKKVGEDTENLRFNTAISQMMIFVNALQKAPAISAASARSFVQLLAPYAPHLGEELWKLLGGAAPVQAASWPDYDEALLVTETQKLVVQVNGKRRGEIVIAKDADQDAALAAAREDDAIASHLNAGEIRRVIYVPGRILNIVVA